The following are encoded together in the Zingiber officinale cultivar Zhangliang chromosome 8A, Zo_v1.1, whole genome shotgun sequence genome:
- the LOC122011569 gene encoding protein FAR1-RELATED SEQUENCE 5-like, with protein MSSSQRSEGSHAFFKKYISNKNSLMDFITRFNRALRHQRHNELVADHIDMNENPKVNTTWPMESQMVKLYTKKKWLEFQSEMIESHSYYVQQTFTEVASTVYHVMKFQSSSSSKPRVLMHDKQRDYISCSCRKFEFEGIPCRHMLAFFRINQVFHLPDTYILKRWTRDAKVGAIYALGEQNVIDDPNSEKYLMSRHSRLSYKASVLVDDASLSNERITFLDEQFDCIYKKIQEMSISTTCSDRSQRKKSIDETLGIIDPFVVRTKGCGKRLKSSKDKSTSNSRLCHGCGHRGVSHDKRNCPNLQQGVSSIRSNEDNHHISLDDTYEPNLGSIAGSNNMR; from the exons atgtcaagtagccaaagatctgaaggatcacatgcatttttcaagaaatatatttcaaataagaactcattaatggattttatcacacgttttaatagagcactgagacaccaaagacacaaCGAGTTAGTTGCGGACCATATTGACATGAATGAGAATCCCAAAGTTAATACAACCTGGCCAATGGAAAGTCAAATGGTTAAgctgtacacaaaaaagaaatggctggagtttcaaagtgaaatgatcgagagtcatagttattatgtgcaacagacaTTTACAGAAGTTGCCTCAACGGTTTACCacgtgatgaaatttcaaagttcctCTTCCTCAAAACCAAGAGTGCTCATGCATGACAAACAAAGGGATTACATATCGTGTAGCTGCagaaaatttgagtttgagggcattccatgtagacatatgttagctttttttcgtatcaaccaagtgtttcatttgcctgatacgtatatactcaaacgatggacacgggatgcaaaagttggagcaatatatgctttagggGAACAAAATGTCATTGATGATCCAAATTCAGAAAAGTATTTGATGTCCAGGCactcgaggttatcctataaagcttcagtgttagttgatgatgcatctttgagtaatgagaggataaccttcttggatgaacaattcgattgtatctacaaaaaaattcaagagatgtccattagtacaacatgcagtgatagaagtcaaaggaaaaaatccattgatgagacccttggtattattgatccttttgtagtaagaactaagggatgtggaaagagattaaaatcatcaaaggatAAATCAACATCAAATTCTAGACTTTGTCATGGATGCGGACATCGaggagtgtcacatgacaagcgtaaTTGCCCCAATTTGCAACAAGG AGTGTCAAGTATCAGATCAAATGAAGATAATCATCATATTAGTCTTGACGACACATATGAACCGAATTTGGGATCTATAGCGg GTTCTAATAACATGCGCTAG